The Saccharopolyspora gloriosae genome has a segment encoding these proteins:
- a CDS encoding nitrate- and nitrite sensing domain-containing protein, whose protein sequence is MQKLDDWRKGRRSIRDRLYGVVLIPGIALLVLWSIISGVTLYNGIHLRGIASGVRDVSLPAMRVLASAQKERTLSLLQFASPGSAGERLGRQREATDRALTAMRDAADPTLQQAPDEVAERMRALNRVIAELPVIRAGVDGMQTDRARIHGHYNAFVDAGSALFESQARLFPDSAVAQGGLRADAFFTAADRMARAASLASDGLRTGTFTDADHLAFAQLTGAYHLELESSAASAPPDVRAQYTKIISSPHFRHLADLENQIIQNGSWTSADDAPPVDATDWLTTSDLVTDDLTTLASTQAQRTAAAGLEAGDRNLIQVAIGSVVALLIVLLAILVALRVSRGLSRRLNGLRDDTLLLAGGQLPEIVGRLRRGERVDIDREVAHLDYGRDEIGQVAEAFNTAQRTAVSAAVQEAQAREGVHTVFLGIAGRSQALVHRLLTMIDRLEREEQDPDRMALLFGLDHLATRARRNAENLIILGGGQPGRRWSRPIELADVLRSAVAETKHYARIRVQRPPDLALHGDAVADTVHLLAELLDNATSFSPPESRVNVHSHTVARGVVIEVEDRGLGMADADREAANTMLAGPPEFDAMALRSDSRLGLFVVARLADRHGIGVELRTSAYGGTRATVLLPAKLIVEPIEPGPGEAHTSQLPRVRSASGDDPRQEPDEDAAALPAAPAESVDLVKAADTTGESTAAEFDAVGPSAGSAVLELDVDPATEISTAATSVASSTETTDPELEAIGSDEPGTAQDPAPESGTPDGEPTADDHSWPPDTENSDRTDDLAEDGAPAAPDAARLPPERSTDVTASGDDSSAEHSYRSDGGEPFEPGIHGESVLDAAWPTEDPAGNAESVAWPGDSDPAITDPNGHQPITDTAAPAADDDQTTNDSSDNSTNGPDGDPAVEPGESMVPLPRRRKQANLAPELARDQPAEDEHRTESGSRSAEEIRALMSAIQRGTDRGRRPADPDAGTTDE, encoded by the coding sequence GTGCAGAAGCTCGATGACTGGCGCAAAGGCCGCCGCAGCATCCGCGACCGCCTCTACGGCGTGGTCCTGATACCCGGCATCGCGCTCCTGGTGCTCTGGTCGATCATCAGCGGAGTCACCCTCTACAACGGGATCCACCTGCGCGGCATCGCCTCCGGCGTGCGCGACGTGTCGCTACCCGCGATGCGGGTGCTCGCCTCGGCGCAGAAAGAACGCACGCTGAGCCTGCTCCAGTTCGCCTCACCCGGTTCCGCCGGAGAGCGGCTCGGCAGGCAGCGCGAGGCCACCGACCGGGCGCTGACCGCGATGCGCGATGCCGCCGACCCGACGCTGCAGCAAGCCCCGGACGAAGTCGCCGAACGGATGCGCGCCCTCAACCGAGTCATCGCGGAACTGCCCGTGATCCGCGCGGGCGTGGACGGCATGCAGACCGACCGCGCCCGGATCCACGGGCACTACAACGCTTTCGTCGACGCGGGCTCCGCGCTGTTCGAATCGCAGGCCCGGTTGTTCCCGGACTCCGCGGTCGCGCAGGGCGGGCTGCGGGCCGACGCGTTCTTCACCGCCGCGGACCGGATGGCCCGGGCCGCGTCGCTCGCCTCCGACGGGCTGCGCACCGGCACCTTCACCGACGCCGACCACCTGGCGTTCGCGCAGCTGACCGGCGCTTACCACCTGGAGCTGGAGTCGAGCGCCGCGTCCGCGCCGCCTGATGTGCGGGCGCAGTACACCAAGATCATCTCTTCGCCGCACTTCCGGCACCTGGCCGATCTGGAGAACCAGATCATCCAGAACGGCTCGTGGACGTCCGCGGACGACGCGCCCCCGGTCGACGCGACCGACTGGCTCACCACCAGCGACCTCGTCACCGACGACCTCACCACGCTGGCCTCCACGCAGGCGCAGCGCACCGCAGCAGCCGGACTGGAAGCGGGCGATCGCAACCTGATCCAGGTCGCCATCGGCAGCGTGGTGGCCCTGCTGATCGTGCTGCTCGCGATCCTGGTCGCACTGCGCGTGTCCCGCGGCCTGTCCCGGCGGCTCAACGGATTGCGCGACGACACGCTGCTGCTCGCCGGCGGGCAGTTGCCGGAGATCGTGGGCCGGTTGCGCCGCGGCGAACGCGTCGACATCGACCGCGAAGTCGCGCACCTGGACTACGGCCGGGACGAGATCGGCCAGGTCGCCGAAGCCTTCAACACCGCGCAGCGCACCGCCGTGTCCGCCGCCGTGCAGGAAGCGCAGGCCCGCGAAGGCGTGCACACGGTGTTCCTCGGCATCGCCGGACGCAGCCAAGCCCTGGTGCACCGGCTGTTGACGATGATCGACCGGCTGGAACGCGAAGAGCAGGACCCGGACCGGATGGCGCTGCTGTTCGGCCTCGACCACCTCGCCACCCGCGCCCGCCGCAACGCCGAGAACCTGATCATCCTCGGCGGCGGGCAACCCGGACGCCGGTGGTCGCGCCCCATCGAACTCGCCGACGTGCTGCGCAGTGCGGTCGCCGAGACGAAGCACTACGCGCGAATCCGGGTGCAGCGGCCGCCGGACCTGGCGCTGCACGGCGACGCCGTCGCCGACACCGTGCACCTGCTGGCGGAACTGCTGGACAACGCGACCTCGTTCTCCCCGCCGGAATCGCGGGTGAACGTGCACAGCCACACCGTCGCCCGCGGCGTGGTGATCGAGGTGGAGGACCGCGGCCTCGGCATGGCCGACGCGGACCGAGAAGCCGCGAACACGATGCTGGCCGGACCGCCCGAGTTCGACGCGATGGCGTTGCGCTCCGACAGCAGGCTCGGGCTGTTCGTGGTGGCGCGGCTCGCCGACCGGCACGGCATCGGCGTGGAGCTGCGCACCTCCGCCTACGGCGGCACTCGGGCGACCGTGCTGCTGCCCGCGAAGCTGATCGTGGAGCCCATCGAGCCCGGCCCCGGCGAGGCGCACACCTCGCAGCTCCCGCGAGTGCGCTCCGCCTCCGGCGACGATCCGCGGCAGGAGCCGGACGAGGACGCGGCGGCGCTCCCGGCTGCTCCGGCGGAATCGGTCGACCTCGTGAAAGCCGCGGACACCACCGGCGAATCCACGGCGGCGGAGTTCGATGCCGTCGGCCCGTCCGCGGGCTCGGCGGTTCTCGAGCTCGACGTGGATCCCGCGACCGAGATTTCCACCGCGGCGACGTCGGTGGCGTCGAGCACCGAGACCACTGATCCGGAGCTCGAGGCGATCGGCTCCGACGAACCCGGGACCGCGCAGGACCCCGCCCCGGAATCCGGCACGCCCGACGGCGAACCCACGGCGGACGACCACTCCTGGCCGCCCGACACGGAAAATTCGGACCGAACGGACGACCTCGCCGAAGACGGGGCTCCCGCAGCTCCTGACGCTGCACGATTGCCACCCGAGCGTTCAACCGACGTCACCGCTTCGGGCGACGACTCGTCGGCGGAGCACAGCTACCGTTCGGATGGAGGGGAACCGTTCGAGCCCGGAATTCACGGCGAATCCGTGCTCGACGCGGCATGGCCGACCGAGGATCCCGCCGGGAACGCGGAATCGGTCGCCTGGCCGGGAGACTCGGATCCGGCGATCACCGATCCGAACGGCCACCAGCCGATCACCGACACCGCGGCGCCCGCGGCCGACGACGACCAGACCACGAACGACAGCAGCGACAACAGCACGAACGGTCCGGACGGCGATCCGGCGGTGGAGCCCGGCGAATCCATGGTTCCGCTGCCCCGCCGCCGCAAGCAGGCCAACCTCGCCCCGGAGCTCGCCCGCGACCAACCGGCCGAGGACGAACACCGAACCGAATCCGGATCCCGCTCCGCGGAGGAGATCCGGGCATTGATGTCGGCGATCCAGCGCGGCACCGACCGGGGACGCAGACCAGCCGACCCGGATGCGGGCACGACCGATGAGTGA
- a CDS encoding chitinase: MGKLRKNMLTLAGTGAAVACAATLTAVPALSANNDAAPKAESPVAASPYLYNGWGNPPAPSEVQNAAGVKDFTLAFINADGTCNPAWDGTRPLDGQDKATIDEIRAGGGDVIPSIGGWSGNKLGEVCTDAQSLAGAYQKVIDAYGLTAIDIDIESTEFETPASRDRVIEALKITKEANPGIKTVVTFGTTTTGPNENGKAMLAKAAEVGADIDVWTQMPFDFNGTDMAQDTINTTDALKEQVKTTFGYDDAAAYAHVGISSMNGNTDVEGEHVDVAAFQKMADYAKEKGLGRFTFWSVNRDRPCDGGGDVSSCSGAEQQPWEFSSIVAGFAG; encoded by the coding sequence GTGGGCAAGCTCCGCAAGAACATGCTCACCCTGGCCGGCACCGGTGCCGCCGTCGCCTGCGCGGCCACCCTGACCGCCGTTCCCGCGCTGAGCGCCAACAACGACGCCGCCCCCAAAGCCGAGAGCCCCGTCGCGGCCTCGCCGTACCTCTACAACGGCTGGGGCAACCCGCCGGCGCCGAGCGAGGTGCAGAACGCCGCCGGCGTCAAGGACTTCACGCTCGCGTTCATCAACGCCGACGGCACCTGCAACCCGGCGTGGGACGGCACCCGTCCGCTGGACGGCCAGGACAAGGCCACCATCGACGAGATCCGCGCCGGCGGCGGCGACGTGATCCCCTCGATCGGCGGCTGGAGCGGCAACAAGCTCGGCGAGGTCTGCACCGACGCGCAGTCCCTCGCGGGCGCCTACCAGAAGGTGATCGACGCGTACGGCCTCACGGCCATCGACATCGACATCGAATCCACCGAATTCGAGACCCCCGCCTCACGAGACCGCGTGATCGAGGCCCTGAAGATCACGAAGGAGGCCAACCCCGGCATCAAGACCGTGGTCACCTTCGGCACCACGACCACCGGGCCGAACGAGAACGGCAAGGCCATGCTCGCCAAGGCCGCCGAGGTCGGCGCCGACATCGACGTGTGGACCCAGATGCCGTTCGACTTCAACGGCACCGACATGGCCCAGGACACGATCAACACCACCGACGCGCTGAAAGAACAGGTCAAGACGACCTTCGGCTACGACGACGCGGCGGCCTACGCGCACGTCGGCATCTCCTCGATGAACGGCAACACCGACGTCGAAGGCGAGCACGTCGACGTGGCCGCGTTCCAGAAGATGGCCGACTATGCCAAGGAGAAGGGCCTCGGCCGGTTCACCTTCTGGTCGGTCAACCGCGACCGCCCCTGCGACGGCGGCGGCGACGTCAGCAGCTGCAGCGGCGCCGAGCAGCAGCCCTGGGAGTTCTCCTCCATCGTTGCTGGGTTTGCTGGCTGA
- a CDS encoding TIGR02569 family protein: MTGTPEPPPPHVRAAFGARGEDAELLNGGVAWRCGEVVLKPAANTAEAAWVAQTLDLLEPDEVRVGRPVRSTDGRWVVSGWSASRDITGRPEPRHDEVVAMSLRLHAASSVLTRPKFVDARQDIYALADRMSWGEEDYPLPLDKGGRLYDVLAGSRRRTQLRPQVVHGDLFGNVLFAGNAPPGIIDFAPFWRPAEWAAAVAVIDALSWGGSDAAIVERWSHLTDWPQALLRALLFRLAVHALHPRSTTDSLGGLEHASQMVLEVL; this comes from the coding sequence GTGACTGGAACTCCGGAGCCGCCCCCGCCGCACGTGCGCGCGGCGTTCGGTGCGCGCGGGGAGGACGCGGAACTGCTCAACGGCGGCGTTGCCTGGCGTTGCGGTGAGGTCGTGCTCAAACCGGCTGCGAACACCGCCGAAGCCGCCTGGGTGGCTCAGACGCTTGACCTGCTGGAACCGGACGAGGTGCGAGTGGGCAGGCCGGTCCGCTCCACCGACGGTCGCTGGGTGGTGTCCGGTTGGTCCGCGAGCCGCGACATCACGGGACGTCCGGAGCCGCGCCACGACGAGGTCGTGGCCATGTCGTTGCGCCTGCACGCGGCCAGCAGCGTGCTCACCCGGCCCAAGTTCGTCGACGCGCGCCAGGACATCTACGCGCTGGCGGACCGGATGTCCTGGGGCGAAGAGGACTACCCGCTGCCGCTGGACAAGGGCGGCAGGCTCTACGACGTGCTGGCGGGTTCGCGGCGCCGCACGCAGTTGCGCCCGCAGGTCGTGCACGGTGATCTGTTCGGCAACGTGCTGTTCGCGGGCAACGCGCCGCCCGGCATCATCGACTTCGCCCCGTTCTGGCGACCGGCGGAATGGGCCGCGGCGGTCGCGGTGATCGACGCGCTGTCCTGGGGCGGCTCGGACGCGGCGATCGTGGAGCGCTGGTCGCATCTGACGGACTGGCCGCAGGCGCTGCTGCGAGCACTGCTGTTCCGGCTCGCGGTGCACGCGCTGCACCCGCGTTCCACGACGGACTCGCTCGGTGGCCTGGAGCACGCCTCGCAGATGGTCCTCGAAGTCCTCTGA
- a CDS encoding MGMT family protein, producing the protein MDEETLERVRAVVAAIPPGSVLAYGDVAELAGLRSARLVGRILAEDGADISWHRVLRSDGTIAEHLRQRQLELLRGEGVLADGARINMRRYRWSGSES; encoded by the coding sequence GTGGACGAGGAAACACTGGAACGGGTTCGAGCAGTGGTCGCCGCCATCCCGCCCGGATCGGTGCTCGCCTACGGCGACGTCGCGGAACTCGCCGGGCTGCGTTCGGCGCGACTCGTGGGCCGGATCCTCGCCGAGGACGGCGCGGACATCTCCTGGCACCGAGTGCTGCGCTCCGACGGCACGATCGCCGAACACCTGCGGCAGCGCCAGCTCGAACTCCTCCGCGGCGAAGGCGTCCTCGCCGACGGAGCCCGCATCAACATGCGCCGCTACCGCTGGTCCGGCTCCGAATCCTGA
- a CDS encoding uroporphyrinogen-III synthase → MTVDDTEPLRGFTVGITAERKAGELGALLERRGAQVRYAPAMHTVPVHDDGELTAATEAVLARPVHHVVAVTGTGFRGWIESAEVRGLGERLLEQLRSAELLARGAKARGAVRGAGLRESFTAPTEEVADILARLLEVGVEGQRVVVQLHGDPMTDFRERLRAAGAEVLPIVVYRWTDPEDLPALDRLIDEVIAGEVHALPLTSAPAATNFLARAQRSGRGEALLEALRDKVFIACVGPVTAAPIARAGLPHAMPERARTAALVKLVADELPTFAR, encoded by the coding sequence GTGACTGTCGACGACACCGAACCGCTGCGCGGGTTCACCGTGGGGATCACCGCCGAGCGCAAGGCGGGTGAGCTGGGGGCACTGCTGGAACGGCGCGGCGCCCAGGTGCGCTACGCGCCTGCGATGCACACGGTTCCGGTGCACGACGACGGTGAGCTGACCGCGGCGACGGAGGCGGTGCTGGCGCGGCCGGTGCACCACGTGGTCGCGGTGACCGGAACCGGATTCCGCGGCTGGATCGAGTCGGCGGAGGTTCGTGGCCTGGGGGAGCGGCTGCTCGAACAGCTGCGTTCGGCCGAGCTGCTGGCGCGGGGCGCGAAAGCGCGCGGAGCGGTCCGCGGGGCGGGTTTGCGCGAGTCGTTCACCGCGCCGACGGAGGAGGTCGCCGACATCCTCGCCCGGTTGCTGGAAGTGGGCGTCGAAGGCCAACGGGTCGTGGTGCAGCTGCACGGTGACCCGATGACCGACTTCCGGGAGCGGCTGCGCGCGGCGGGCGCCGAAGTGCTGCCGATCGTGGTGTACCGCTGGACGGATCCGGAGGACCTGCCCGCGCTGGACCGGCTGATCGACGAGGTGATCGCCGGTGAAGTGCACGCGTTGCCGCTGACCAGCGCACCCGCCGCGACGAACTTCCTGGCCCGCGCGCAGCGATCCGGGCGCGGCGAGGCATTGCTGGAAGCGTTGCGGGACAAGGTGTTCATCGCCTGCGTCGGCCCGGTCACCGCAGCACCGATCGCCCGTGCCGGACTACCGCACGCCATGCCGGAACGAGCCCGCACCGCCGCACTGGTGAAACTGGTCGCGGACGAACTCCCCACCTTCGCCCGCTGA
- a CDS encoding DUF742 domain-containing protein, with product MTSRRAATDGWRDSAAGPLVRPYALTRGRTHAAAAELDRATLVVAAPEPAASDEWDADRERILMLCAQPKSVADLAAELEIPLVVTKVLVSDLLDSGDLSVPLTPLREPDYALLQAVLDGIRRL from the coding sequence GTGACCTCGCGGCGGGCGGCGACGGACGGGTGGCGCGACAGCGCGGCCGGCCCACTCGTGCGGCCGTACGCGCTGACGCGCGGCCGAACCCACGCCGCCGCCGCCGAACTGGACCGGGCCACCCTCGTCGTGGCCGCACCGGAACCCGCCGCCTCGGACGAGTGGGACGCCGACCGCGAACGAATCCTGATGCTGTGCGCGCAGCCGAAATCGGTCGCGGATCTGGCCGCCGAGCTGGAGATTCCGCTGGTGGTGACGAAGGTCCTCGTGTCCGACCTGCTCGACAGCGGCGACCTCAGCGTGCCGCTGACCCCACTTCGCGAACCCGACTACGCCCTGCTGCAGGCAGTGCTGGATGGCATCCGCCGCTTGTAA
- a CDS encoding roadblock/LC7 domain-containing protein, whose amino-acid sequence MRHTSTTTEFELGRLLGDLVDRVAGARHAVVLSTDGLVVECSPELSTVDSEALAATASALHGLARGTGHRFGGGSIRQTVVEMDHAFLFVTAADNGSCLALLGEEHADVGLIAYEINLFVQQAGHAIEAAPRSRLTPTAT is encoded by the coding sequence GTGCGGCACACGAGCACCACGACCGAATTCGAGCTTGGCCGGTTGCTGGGCGACCTGGTCGATCGCGTCGCGGGCGCCCGCCACGCGGTCGTGCTGTCCACCGACGGCCTGGTGGTCGAATGCTCGCCTGAACTGTCCACAGTGGATTCCGAGGCGCTGGCGGCGACGGCTTCCGCGCTGCACGGGCTCGCCCGCGGAACCGGGCACCGCTTCGGCGGCGGCTCCATCCGGCAGACCGTGGTGGAGATGGACCACGCGTTCCTGTTCGTCACCGCCGCCGACAACGGCTCCTGCCTGGCGCTGCTCGGCGAGGAACACGCCGATGTCGGACTCATCGCCTACGAGATCAACCTGTTCGTCCAGCAAGCGGGCCACGCCATCGAGGCCGCACCGCGCTCCCGGCTCACTCCGACGGCGACGTGA
- a CDS encoding ATP-dependent helicase: protein MGKGWEIAVIFARSARPARSVSVRRDSIVAVPAPNRTSTREQTRAAQRAAPLLVRRPGGDRRLDWDEPARRVLHADGGFRRVLGGPGTGKTTLVAEVAADRILRLGVPPENVLVLTSGKAAAARMRAQITKRLTSRQGLRTAQEPLVRTVHSYAFAVLRLQAVLAEVPQPRMLNGPDQDALIRDLLDGDLEHGALNWPDSLRAALPAEAFAGELRDLLLQVAERGVDPSQLIEQGERHGRPEWVAAGKFGVQYEQVTSLRSEGRGPAELDAAESVARALQAFGTDPKLLAAEQDRVRYLLVDDAQQLDPQQFDLINVLGRTAREFLLAGDPDQAVHSFRGADPSGLTEAEPDSTEVLTTGYRMSPAVHTAVGRLIKGLPGAGPQRALRPPDGDGGSVQVRLLGTQAQEAAWVADQLRRAHLLDEVPWSDMAVIVRSTGRSLPVLRRALLAAGVPLAVPVDDVPLAHRTAIRPLLMLLHCAASPAALDPDAAEALLSSSLGGADPLALRRLRRGLLRLQKATGEQKSSGDLLVEVLRDGDRLAGLEDAAARPARRLASLLATATEVIGKGVEEALWRVWKASGLEQRWVAASERGGVTGAQADRDLDAVVALFDAAAQYADRKPGSDVVGFVEELRKQRITGSSLAPTAPAGDAVSVLTAHASAGREWGVVAIPGVQEGTWPDLRLRGSVLHTGRLVDALSGVDEQDRVSATAPLLAEERRLLLVAAGRARRSLLVSAVRGEDEQPSRFLDELEGISTDAEQQRPLLRPERGLVLGELVAELRRVVCDGEAKPGRRERAAEQLARLAVAGVPGADPDGWYGLPESSTDAPLVEQDEAVKVSPSTVDVLSKCPLRWMVQRHGGEDAAELASVTGTLVHALVEKAAEGADREQLRVALDQAWQSVDAGAPWFSRHERRRVEGMLDAFLGWLESSRAELTQLGVERDLDLEVPSREGGPKLRLRGRVDRLEADGDGKPVVVDVKTSKSAVSAGDAQEHPQLAVYQLAAALGAFQGGETSADALTEPGGARLLYVAKSSRQGPWTERAQEGLDEDRLRVWLDVVHDAAASSVGPAYVAAENSDCPRCPARPSCPIHPEGRQVGQ, encoded by the coding sequence ATGGGAAAAGGGTGGGAAATTGCCGTTATTTTCGCCCGATCGGCCCGGCCTGCGCGATCGGTGTCGGTGCGGCGTGATTCCATCGTCGCCGTGCCCGCCCCGAACAGGACCTCAACGCGCGAGCAGACCCGAGCGGCTCAGCGCGCCGCGCCGCTGCTCGTCCGCCGCCCCGGCGGCGATCGACGGCTGGACTGGGACGAGCCCGCGCGGCGGGTGCTCCACGCCGACGGTGGTTTCCGGCGCGTCCTCGGCGGCCCCGGCACCGGGAAGACGACTTTGGTGGCCGAGGTGGCGGCCGACCGCATCCTGCGCCTCGGCGTGCCGCCGGAGAACGTGCTGGTGCTGACCTCCGGCAAGGCGGCGGCGGCCCGGATGCGGGCGCAGATCACCAAGCGGCTCACCTCCCGTCAGGGCCTGCGCACCGCGCAGGAACCGCTGGTGCGCACCGTGCACTCCTACGCGTTCGCGGTGCTGCGGCTGCAGGCCGTGCTGGCGGAGGTACCGCAACCTCGGATGCTCAACGGGCCGGATCAAGACGCGCTGATCCGGGATTTGCTCGACGGGGACCTGGAGCACGGCGCGCTGAACTGGCCGGATTCGTTGCGCGCGGCGCTGCCGGCGGAGGCGTTCGCCGGTGAGCTGCGCGACCTGCTGCTGCAGGTGGCAGAACGCGGCGTGGATCCGTCCCAGCTGATCGAGCAGGGGGAGCGCCACGGCCGTCCGGAATGGGTGGCGGCGGGCAAGTTCGGTGTCCAGTACGAGCAGGTCACGTCGTTGCGGAGCGAGGGGCGAGGCCCGGCGGAGCTGGACGCGGCGGAATCGGTGGCCCGGGCACTGCAGGCGTTCGGAACGGACCCGAAGCTGCTCGCGGCGGAACAGGACCGGGTGCGCTACCTGCTGGTCGACGACGCGCAGCAGCTGGATCCGCAGCAGTTCGATCTGATCAACGTGCTCGGCAGGACGGCGCGTGAGTTCCTGCTGGCCGGTGATCCGGATCAGGCGGTGCACTCGTTCCGCGGCGCCGACCCGAGCGGCCTGACCGAGGCCGAACCGGACAGCACCGAGGTGCTCACCACCGGCTACCGGATGTCGCCCGCCGTGCACACCGCCGTCGGCAGGTTGATCAAGGGCCTGCCGGGCGCGGGGCCGCAGCGCGCGTTGCGGCCGCCGGACGGCGACGGCGGCTCGGTGCAGGTGCGGCTGCTCGGCACGCAGGCGCAGGAGGCGGCGTGGGTGGCCGACCAGCTGCGCCGCGCGCACCTGCTCGACGAGGTGCCGTGGTCGGACATGGCGGTGATCGTGCGCTCCACCGGCCGGTCGCTGCCGGTGCTGCGCCGGGCGCTGCTGGCGGCGGGGGTGCCGTTGGCGGTTCCGGTGGACGACGTGCCGCTGGCGCATCGCACCGCGATCCGGCCGTTGCTGATGTTGCTGCACTGCGCGGCGAGTCCGGCCGCGCTGGATCCGGATGCGGCCGAGGCGTTGCTGTCCTCCTCGCTGGGCGGTGCGGATCCGTTGGCGTTGCGGCGCTTGCGGCGCGGCCTGCTGCGGTTGCAGAAGGCCACCGGTGAGCAGAAGTCGAGCGGCGACCTGCTGGTGGAGGTGTTGCGCGACGGCGACCGGCTGGCGGGCCTGGAGGACGCCGCCGCGCGCCCCGCCCGGAGGCTGGCGTCGTTGCTGGCCACCGCGACCGAGGTGATCGGCAAGGGCGTCGAAGAGGCGTTGTGGCGAGTGTGGAAGGCCTCCGGGCTGGAGCAGCGCTGGGTCGCGGCGTCCGAACGCGGCGGCGTCACGGGCGCGCAGGCCGATCGGGACTTGGACGCGGTGGTCGCGTTGTTCGACGCCGCCGCGCAGTACGCGGACCGCAAGCCCGGTTCGGACGTCGTGGGTTTCGTGGAGGAGCTGCGCAAGCAGCGCATCACCGGCAGCAGCCTCGCGCCGACGGCTCCGGCGGGCGACGCGGTGTCGGTGCTGACCGCGCACGCCTCGGCGGGCCGGGAGTGGGGGGTCGTGGCGATTCCCGGTGTGCAGGAAGGAACGTGGCCCGACCTGCGGTTGCGCGGTTCGGTGTTGCACACCGGTCGGCTGGTGGACGCGCTCTCCGGGGTGGACGAGCAGGATCGCGTGTCGGCGACGGCGCCGCTGCTGGCGGAGGAACGGCGGCTGCTGCTGGTCGCCGCCGGTCGGGCGCGGCGTTCGCTGCTGGTGAGCGCGGTGCGCGGGGAGGACGAACAGCCGTCTCGGTTCCTCGACGAGTTGGAGGGCATCAGCACCGACGCGGAGCAGCAGCGGCCGCTGCTGCGTCCGGAACGCGGCTTGGTGCTGGGCGAACTGGTCGCCGAGCTGCGCCGGGTGGTCTGCGACGGCGAGGCGAAACCGGGCCGCCGGGAGCGGGCCGCCGAGCAGCTCGCGCGGCTCGCCGTCGCCGGAGTTCCCGGGGCGGATCCGGATGGCTGGTACGGCCTGCCGGAGTCCTCCACCGACGCGCCGCTGGTGGAACAGGACGAAGCGGTCAAAGTCTCGCCATCCACTGTGGACGTTCTGAGCAAGTGCCCGCTGCGCTGGATGGTGCAGCGCCACGGCGGCGAGGACGCGGCGGAACTCGCCTCGGTCACCGGAACCCTGGTGCACGCCCTGGTGGAGAAGGCGGCGGAAGGCGCCGACCGCGAGCAGCTGCGGGTCGCGCTGGACCAGGCGTGGCAGTCCGTGGACGCCGGAGCGCCGTGGTTCTCCCGCCACGAGCGGCGCCGGGTGGAGGGCATGCTCGACGCGTTCCTCGGCTGGCTGGAGAGTTCCCGCGCCGAGTTGACGCAGCTCGGCGTGGAGCGGGACCTGGACCTGGAGGTGCCGAGCCGCGAGGGCGGCCCGAAGCTGCGGTTGCGCGGCCGGGTGGACCGCCTGGAGGCGGACGGCGACGGCAAGCCCGTGGTGGTCGACGTCAAGACCAGCAAGTCCGCGGTGAGCGCAGGCGACGCGCAGGAACACCCGCAGCTCGCCGTCTACCAGCTGGCCGCCGCGCTCGGCGCGTTCCAAGGCGGCGAGACCTCGGCCGACGCGCTCACCGAACCCGGCGGCGCCCGCCTGCTGTACGTGGCGAAGTCGTCCCGCCAGGGGCCGTGGACCGAGCGGGCGCAGGAAGGCCTCGACGAGGACCGGCTGCGGGTGTGGCTGGACGTCGTGCACGACGCCGCGGCCTCCAGCGTCGGCCCGGCTTACGTCGCCGCGGAGAACTCCGACTGTCCCCGTTGCCCGGCCCGCCCGTCCTGCCCCATCCACCCCGAAGGCCGCCAAGTCGGCCAGTGA